The Thunnus albacares chromosome 21, fThuAlb1.1, whole genome shotgun sequence genome window below encodes:
- the cebp1 gene encoding CCAAT/enhancer binding protein (C/EBP) 1 — MQMSDSRVSSVIQEWVSSYPGQSHTHTQTLNPSTSNLAGSTNQLAPMDMISYSQSQGLVRGGGEDRVAEQMMGMPYLPYTSSCLSNTSSSGSTNHHQSHTNTQQDFSPFLLPTLRAPVTKRSISKDSVEYRMRRERNNIAVRKSRDKARRRILLTQQRAMQLQEENQKLQIRIGQLTQELDTLKHILSQRHQQGNEDGAAGESAL, encoded by the exons ATG CAGATGTCTGATTCCAGGGTGTCCTCTGTCATCCAGGAGTGGGTGAGCTCATACCCGGGTCAGTCCCACACCCACACCCAGACCCTGAACCCTTCCACGTCCAACCTGGCTGGTTCGACCAATCAGCTGGCTCCAATGGACATGATCTCGTACAGCCAGTCTCAGGGACTGGTGAGGGGGGGCGGTGAGGACAGAGTGGCCGAGCAGATGATGGGGATGCCGTACCTGCCGTACACATCGTCCTGTCTCAGCAACACCTCGAGCTCGGGGAGCACAAACCACCACCAGAGCCACACCAACACTCAGCAG GACTTCTCTCCCTTCCTGCTGCCGACCCTGCGGGCCCCAGTGACCAAGAGGAGCATCAGCAAGGACAGTGTGGAGTACCGCATGCGACGCGAGAGGAACAACATTGCAGTGAGAAAGAGCCGGGATAAGGCCCGTAGAAGGATCCTGCTGACCCAGCAGAGGGCCATGCAGCTGCAGGAGGAAAACCAGAAGCTGCAGATACGGATAGGGCAGCTGACACAGGAGCTGGACACTCTAAAACACATCCTGTCGCAGCGGCACCAGCAGGGAAACGAGGACGGAGCAGCAGGAGAGTCTGCTCTCTGA
- the ngdn gene encoding neuroguidin, whose product MASTIDNDLIQNDLPKAVELLNTLTEQVASVTSHVRNLLTKVKDGAFKTSKGLSFLDLRYHLLLFYLQDLTHLISIKTEGGKIKDSEALNRVVTIRTVLEKMRPLDHKLKYQIDKLVRTAVTGSLAENDPLQLRPNPENLISKLNESEESEGEAENKAASEKRAAHSSGRKYVPPKIAAVHYDGDMTEADKKKALVERQRRAALRSSVIQELRQQYSDAPEEIRDRQDFQTERDSREELHRKNYEESMMVRLNMPKRQKNSKKRGMMSMSGQLSGITHFSDITALTGGEGGQDGDNPRPKKKKKLMKKKTKRRAFKKHK is encoded by the exons ATGGCTTCTACTATTGACAAC GATTTGATTCAAAATGATTTGCCCAAAGCTGTAGAGCTGCTGAATACTCTCACAGAGCAG GTGGCTTCAGTCACAAGTCATGTCCGCAATTTGCTAACAAAAGTCAAAGATGGGGCATTTAAGACATCAAAG GGTTTGTCTTTCTTGGACCTTCGGTAtcacctgctgctcttttaCCTTCAAGACCTCACTCACTTGATCAGCATCAAGACAGAAGGAGgcaaaataaaagacagtgaAGCCTTGAACAGAGTGGTCACAATCAGAACG gtCTTGGAGAAGATGCGACCCCTAGAccacaaactgaaatatcagaTTGATAAACTGGTGCGCACAGCTGTCACTGGCAGTTTAG CTGAAAACGACCCGCTGCAGCTGCGTCCTAACCCTGAGAACCTCATCAGCAAA CTGAATGAATCTGAGGAGTCTGAAGGTGAAGCTGAGAACAAGGCGGCCTCAGAGAAGAGAGCAGCCCACTCTAGTGGCAGGAAATATGTACCGCCCAAGATTGCTGCAGTGCATTATG ATGGCGACATGACAGAAGCAGACAAGAAGAAAGCTCTGGTGGAGCGTCAGCGGCGAGCAGCCCTGAGAAGTTCTGTGATCCAGGAGCTGCGGCAGCAGTACAGCGACGCCCCCGAGGAGATCAGGGACCGACAGGACTTCCAGACTGAGCGGGACAGCCGAGAGGAGCTACACAG GAAAAATTATGAGGAGTCGATGATGGTGCGTCTCAACATGCCAAAGCGCCAGAAGAACTCCAAAAAGAGAGGCATGATGTCTATGTCCGGCCAGCTGAGCGGGATCACACACTTCAGCGACATCACGGCGCTGACGGGAGGCGAGGGCGGGCAG GATGGGGACAACCCTCGCcccaagaaaaagaagaaactcaTGAAGAAGAAAACTAAAAGAAGAG ctTTCAAGAAGCATAAATAG